Proteins encoded by one window of Nocardioides euryhalodurans:
- a CDS encoding sigma-70 family RNA polymerase sigma factor, protein MATRTTAGTREIEGRDSVGLYLDEIARNPLLDAATEVELAKTIEAGLMAEHLLATGRVGRAKGGAPMRASREELEWLAEEGQRAIDTFITANLRLVVSIARKYGRAQMPMLDLIQEGNTGLIRAVEKFDYAKGYKFSTYATWWVRQAITRGIAQQARVVRLPVHVVEELNQIGGARRTLERQLGREPEPEEIAGELGMAVERVLDLLAWGREHVSLDTPVDEDGDTSLGDLMAQESSPGPDLEVLDVEARDRLNSLVGQLDDRSADIIRSRYGLVDGRQHKLADIGVKHGISAERVRQLEREALQRLRRLGDPDLAA, encoded by the coding sequence ATGGCGACACGCACCACCGCCGGCACGCGCGAGATCGAAGGTCGCGACAGCGTCGGCCTCTACCTCGACGAGATCGCCCGCAACCCGCTCCTCGACGCCGCCACCGAGGTCGAGCTGGCCAAGACCATCGAGGCCGGCCTGATGGCCGAGCACCTCCTCGCCACCGGCCGTGTCGGCCGGGCCAAGGGCGGTGCGCCGATGCGCGCCAGCCGTGAGGAGCTCGAGTGGCTGGCCGAGGAGGGCCAGCGGGCGATCGACACCTTCATCACCGCCAACCTGCGTCTCGTCGTGTCCATCGCGCGCAAGTACGGTCGCGCGCAGATGCCCATGCTCGACCTGATCCAGGAGGGCAACACCGGCCTGATCCGCGCGGTCGAGAAGTTCGACTACGCCAAGGGCTACAAGTTCTCGACCTACGCCACCTGGTGGGTACGCCAGGCCATCACCCGCGGCATCGCCCAGCAGGCCCGGGTGGTCCGGCTGCCCGTGCACGTGGTCGAGGAGCTGAACCAGATCGGCGGCGCCCGGCGTACGCTCGAGCGCCAGCTCGGCCGGGAGCCGGAGCCCGAGGAGATCGCCGGCGAGCTCGGCATGGCCGTCGAGCGGGTGCTCGACCTGCTCGCCTGGGGTCGTGAGCACGTCAGCCTCGACACCCCGGTCGACGAGGACGGCGACACCTCGCTGGGTGACCTGATGGCGCAGGAGTCCTCCCCGGGCCCCGACCTCGAGGTCCTCGACGTAGAGGCCCGCGACCGGCTCAACTCGCTGGTCGGACAGCTCGACGACCGCTCCGCCGACATCATCCGGTCGCGCTACGGGCTGGTCGACGGCCGGCAGCACAAGCTGGCCGACATCGGCGTCAAGCACGGCATCTCCGCCGAGCGGGTGCGGCAGCTCGAGCGGGAGGCGCTGCAGCGGCTGCGTCGCCTGGGCGACCCCGACCTGGCTGCCTGA
- a CDS encoding glycoside hydrolase family 3 N-terminal domain-containing protein, translating into MRLPRTGPALMLVCALAAGCSEPASETAPESGPASETPTGATSSTSPSPLRTPEPADPDQPTSWGPTVGELERAGRLVAEMSTRELAGQVIVGRYDGTDPAAPAAMVRDLHLAGVSVASSNVADEAQVRATTAAVSQAHAADGRDWPAVIGVDEEGGVVSHLGGVATEFPPFAAAGAAVAGGRAGEQVVTEAARATSLELRDLGFTWVFAPVADVTIGSADPTIGSRSPSGDPALAARAVGAAVEGYEQGGLVSTTKHFPGHGGVTADSHLRLPVLRSSLPQLRGRDLRPFEAAVEAGAPAIMMAHLDVRAMQAGTPSSQAPKVYDYLRDELGFEGVTITDSLGMGAALSEDFPAIRALRAGADLLLMPVDTATTHQLVVDAVESGDVPRARVVEAATRVVALQLWQQRVAADVRVPADVVERAERAAAELAAAGS; encoded by the coding sequence GTGCGACTTCCCCGGACCGGACCTGCCCTGATGCTCGTCTGCGCCCTGGCCGCAGGGTGCTCCGAGCCCGCGTCCGAGACTGCTCCGGAGAGCGGCCCGGCCTCCGAGACGCCGACCGGGGCGACGTCCTCGACGTCCCCCTCCCCGTTGCGCACACCGGAGCCGGCCGACCCAGACCAGCCCACCTCGTGGGGACCCACCGTCGGCGAGCTCGAGCGCGCCGGGCGGCTGGTGGCGGAGATGAGCACGCGCGAGCTGGCGGGCCAGGTGATCGTGGGGCGCTACGACGGCACCGACCCGGCCGCGCCGGCCGCGATGGTCCGCGACCTCCACCTCGCCGGGGTCAGCGTGGCCTCCTCCAACGTCGCCGACGAGGCCCAGGTACGGGCCACCACCGCTGCGGTCTCGCAGGCCCACGCGGCCGACGGCCGCGACTGGCCGGCCGTGATCGGCGTGGACGAGGAGGGTGGCGTCGTCTCGCACCTCGGTGGCGTCGCCACCGAGTTCCCGCCGTTCGCGGCCGCGGGCGCTGCCGTCGCGGGCGGCCGTGCGGGGGAGCAGGTCGTCACCGAGGCCGCACGCGCCACCTCCCTGGAGCTGCGCGACCTGGGCTTCACCTGGGTCTTCGCACCGGTCGCGGACGTCACGATCGGCAGCGCCGACCCCACCATCGGCTCCCGCTCGCCCTCCGGGGACCCGGCCCTCGCGGCCCGCGCGGTCGGCGCGGCGGTCGAGGGCTACGAGCAGGGCGGCCTGGTGTCCACCACCAAGCACTTCCCGGGCCACGGCGGCGTGACCGCCGACAGCCACCTGCGGCTGCCGGTGCTCCGCTCGTCGCTGCCGCAGCTGCGTGGGCGCGACCTGCGGCCGTTCGAGGCGGCCGTCGAGGCGGGCGCCCCGGCAATCATGATGGCCCACCTCGACGTCCGCGCGATGCAGGCCGGGACGCCGTCGAGCCAGGCTCCGAAGGTCTACGACTACCTGCGAGACGAGCTCGGCTTCGAGGGCGTCACCATCACCGACTCGCTCGGGATGGGGGCCGCGCTCAGCGAGGACTTCCCGGCGATCCGGGCGCTCCGGGCCGGGGCCGACCTGTTGCTGATGCCCGTCGACACCGCCACGACCCACCAGCTCGTCGTGGACGCGGTCGAGTCCGGTGACGTTCCCCGGGCGCGGGTCGTGGAGGCGGCCACCCGCGTGGTGGCGCTCCAGCTGTGGCAGCAGCGCGTCGCGGCCGACGTACGCGTGCCGGCGGACGTGGTCGAGCGTGCCGAGCGGGCCGCGGCCGAGCTGGCCGCGGCCGGCTCCTGA
- a CDS encoding S9 family peptidase: MDAPVAERRPLTTTHHGRTRVDEYDWLRAKDDPAVTAYLTAENDHTREATAHLAGLRQAIFDEVKARTLETDLSVPTRRRGYWYYGRSFEGREYGASCRVPVVDEADWTPPRPAEDCAPDQPALPGEEVMLDLDALAEGHEFFSLGGSSVSTDGRLLAYSTDTTGDERYTVRVKDLASGELLPDEIVGVLGGATWSPSGEEFFYSTVDETWRPDKIWRHRLGTAQADDELVHHETDGRFWVGIGRTRSDRFLQVVSGSKTTTEVRLLDLERPEQGLWVFTERREGLEYGVEHARIGGEDVLLVLHNHTGPDFALGIAPVAPTEPDQWRPLIAHDAACRLEDVDAFAGHLVVHQRSEGLTQLRILTLDDAGVGEDFLVEFDEEIYTVGSSGNPDFHAPVVRLGYTSMTIPASVYDFDVAARTLTLLRRTPVLGGYSPADYEEHRLWATAGDGEQVPISFVCRRGALADGPIPVLLYGYGSYEASMDPYFSIARLSLLDRGAGFAIAHVRGGGEMGRRWYDDGKLLRKQNTFDDFVACARHLVDTGWTTADRLVAEGGSAGGLLMGAIANRAPETFAGIVAGVPFVDNLTSMLDSTLPLTVTEYDEWGNPEADPEAYDYIAGYAPYDNVAALDYPPILAETSFHDTRVLYVEPAKWIARLRATAVGRRDFLLRTEMSAGHGGVSGRYKSWHDRAFTLAWILDRMGLAEPAGGPLTSPESAPVVEGALRSP, translated from the coding sequence ATGGACGCACCCGTAGCCGAGCGCCGCCCGCTCACGACGACCCACCACGGCCGGACCCGCGTCGACGAGTACGACTGGCTCCGGGCCAAGGACGACCCGGCCGTGACGGCGTACCTCACCGCGGAGAACGACCACACCCGCGAGGCGACCGCGCACCTGGCCGGGCTCCGCCAGGCGATCTTCGACGAGGTGAAGGCGCGCACCCTGGAGACCGACCTCTCGGTGCCCACCCGCCGCCGCGGCTACTGGTACTACGGCCGCTCCTTCGAGGGTCGCGAGTACGGCGCCAGCTGCCGCGTCCCGGTGGTCGACGAGGCCGACTGGACCCCGCCACGCCCCGCCGAGGACTGCGCGCCCGACCAGCCCGCCCTGCCCGGCGAGGAGGTGATGCTCGACCTCGACGCACTGGCCGAGGGCCACGAGTTCTTCTCCCTGGGCGGCTCCTCGGTCAGCACCGACGGCCGGCTGCTCGCCTACAGCACCGACACGACCGGCGACGAGCGCTACACCGTCCGGGTCAAGGACCTCGCCAGCGGCGAGCTGCTGCCCGACGAGATCGTCGGTGTGCTCGGCGGCGCCACCTGGTCCCCCTCCGGTGAGGAGTTCTTCTACTCCACCGTCGACGAGACGTGGCGGCCCGACAAGATCTGGCGACACCGGCTCGGCACGGCCCAGGCCGACGACGAGCTCGTCCACCACGAGACCGACGGGCGGTTCTGGGTCGGCATCGGTCGGACCCGCAGCGACCGCTTCCTGCAGGTCGTCTCCGGCTCCAAGACCACGACCGAGGTCCGGCTGCTCGACCTGGAGCGGCCCGAGCAGGGCCTGTGGGTCTTCACCGAGCGCCGCGAGGGCCTGGAGTACGGCGTCGAGCACGCCCGGATCGGCGGCGAGGACGTGCTGCTGGTGCTCCACAACCACACCGGACCCGACTTCGCGCTCGGGATCGCACCTGTCGCGCCCACCGAGCCCGACCAGTGGCGGCCGCTGATCGCCCACGACGCCGCCTGCCGCCTCGAGGACGTGGACGCCTTCGCCGGCCACCTGGTCGTCCACCAGCGCAGCGAGGGGCTGACCCAGCTGCGGATCCTGACGCTGGACGACGCGGGCGTCGGCGAGGACTTCCTCGTCGAGTTCGACGAGGAGATCTACACGGTCGGCTCGTCGGGCAACCCCGACTTCCACGCTCCCGTGGTGCGGCTGGGCTACACCTCGATGACGATCCCCGCCTCCGTCTACGACTTCGACGTCGCGGCCCGGACGCTCACCCTGCTGCGCCGCACCCCGGTGCTGGGCGGCTACTCCCCCGCCGACTACGAGGAGCACCGGCTCTGGGCCACCGCCGGCGACGGCGAGCAGGTCCCGATCTCCTTCGTCTGCCGTCGCGGCGCGCTGGCGGACGGGCCGATCCCGGTGCTGCTCTACGGCTACGGCTCCTACGAGGCCTCGATGGACCCCTACTTCTCGATCGCACGGCTCTCGCTGCTCGACCGCGGCGCCGGGTTCGCGATCGCCCACGTGCGGGGCGGAGGCGAGATGGGCCGCCGCTGGTACGACGACGGCAAGCTGCTCCGCAAGCAGAACACCTTCGACGACTTCGTCGCCTGTGCCCGCCACCTCGTCGACACCGGCTGGACCACGGCCGATCGTCTGGTCGCGGAGGGTGGCAGCGCGGGCGGGCTGCTGATGGGCGCAATCGCCAACCGGGCGCCCGAGACCTTCGCGGGGATCGTCGCGGGCGTGCCGTTCGTTGACAACCTGACCTCGATGCTCGACTCGACGCTGCCGCTCACCGTCACCGAGTACGACGAGTGGGGCAACCCGGAGGCCGATCCGGAGGCCTACGACTACATCGCCGGCTACGCGCCGTACGACAACGTCGCGGCCCTCGACTACCCGCCGATCCTCGCCGAGACGTCCTTCCACGACACCCGGGTCCTCTACGTCGAGCCCGCGAAGTGGATCGCACGGCTGCGGGCCACGGCCGTCGGCAGGCGCGACTTCCTCCTGCGGACCGAGATGTCGGCCGGTCACGGCGGGGTCTCCGGGCGCTACAAGTCCTGGCACGACCGCGCCTTCACCTTGGCCTGGATCCTCGACCGGATGGGCCTCGCGGAGCCTGCGGGCGGCCCGCTGACCAGCCCGGAATCGGCCCCGGTCGTCGAGGGGGCCCTGAGAAGTCCCTGA